In Methanobacterium sp. Maddingley MBC34, a single genomic region encodes these proteins:
- a CDS encoding phytoene/squalene synthetase (PFAM: Squalene/phytoene synthase) — MTNQTNRINKTIYSIFKKGSKTYYYSTIFFPKKVKQDVFILYSFLRKADDYVDQIPQDSDGFYQFRDLYYQAKKGIKTGDIVADSFVNLAQRKNFEDEWVDAFLTSMAMDITQSTYQDMNELLTYLYGSSEVVGLFMARIMDLPEESFPAARHLGRAMQYINFIRDIDEDLELGRTYFPQNDLEEFNLTSLDEKQTKSNPQGFKGFVRKQLEIYKSWQKTAENGFQYIPYRYLIPIKTASDMYNWTARQIEEDPFVVYQRKVKPSAPKIVSNIFSNSIRLSLN; from the coding sequence ATGACAAATCAAACTAATAGGATTAATAAGACTATCTATTCCATATTCAAAAAAGGTAGTAAAACCTATTATTATAGTACTATTTTTTTCCCAAAAAAGGTAAAGCAGGATGTTTTCATTCTTTACAGCTTCCTGAGAAAGGCTGATGACTATGTGGATCAGATTCCCCAGGACAGCGATGGTTTCTACCAGTTCCGTGACCTTTATTACCAGGCCAAAAAAGGCATAAAAACTGGAGACATAGTTGCGGATTCATTTGTGAACCTTGCCCAGCGTAAAAACTTTGAAGATGAATGGGTTGACGCATTCCTTACGTCCATGGCCATGGACATCACACAATCAACTTACCAGGATATGAATGAACTTTTAACCTATCTATATGGTTCATCAGAAGTTGTAGGACTTTTCATGGCCAGGATAATGGATTTACCTGAAGAATCTTTCCCTGCTGCCCGTCACTTGGGTCGTGCCATGCAGTACATTAACTTCATACGGGACATTGATGAAGATCTGGAACTGGGAAGAACATATTTTCCCCAGAATGACTTGGAAGAGTTCAATCTTACCAGTCTGGATGAAAAACAAACAAAAAGCAACCCTCAGGGATTTAAAGGATTTGTGCGTAAACAGTTAGAAATCTATAAATCATGGCAGAAAACAGCAGAGAATGGTTTCCAATACATTCCCTACCGTTACCTGATTCCTATTAAGACTGCTTCCGATATGTACAATTGGACCGCCCGGCAGATAGAAGAAGATCCCTTTGTGGTTTACCAGAGGAAAGTTAAACCATCTGCACCTAAAATCGTATCCAATATTTTCAGTAACTCCATAAGACTCAGTTTAAATTGA
- a CDS encoding phytoene desaturase (PFAM: Flavin containing amine oxidoreductase~TIGRFAM: phytoene desaturase), producing the protein MKVLIVGAGFGGLSAAALLAKDGYQVTVIEKNEGPGGRASVYSDHGFYFDMGPSWYLMPDVFEHFYANFDQKPEDLFQLEKLDPSYRVFFDDTNVVDISSDLEKNYQLFDSLEEGGAEKLKEYLASAEELYDHSVKEMLYRDYTSVLDFLNGKLLLSGIRMNILENLEHYVNRKFSSDEARKIVQYSIGFLGSSPKKTPSLYHIMSHIDLTLGVWYPQGGIREVARTMMELAQSYGAEFKFNEPVELLEVHKKHVKRVITSKEVYEPDIVIVNADYAHSELDLLTKENQTYNEDYWEKRVLAPSALVAYVGIDREMENLVHHNLFLDKDWAEGFDTLFDPKQAKWPENPSYYVNIPSKTDKTAAPSGSDTLFILVPLAPGIEDTTEKREQLYNKIMDDLEAKTEENIRDHIVVKRIFALEDFKERYNAYKGTALGLSHTLMQTALFRPSHKSKKVENLYYSGQFTHPGIGVPMTLISSEIVAQEINERYG; encoded by the coding sequence ATGAAAGTATTAATTGTAGGAGCCGGATTTGGGGGGCTATCAGCAGCCGCTTTACTGGCAAAAGACGGATACCAGGTCACTGTCATTGAAAAAAATGAAGGGCCAGGTGGAAGGGCTAGTGTTTATAGTGACCATGGTTTTTATTTTGATATGGGACCATCATGGTACCTGATGCCCGATGTATTTGAACATTTCTATGCAAACTTCGACCAAAAACCAGAGGACTTATTCCAGCTGGAAAAGTTAGACCCATCTTACCGTGTTTTTTTTGATGATACCAATGTGGTAGATATTTCCTCAGACCTTGAAAAAAATTACCAGTTATTTGACAGTCTGGAAGAAGGAGGTGCTGAAAAACTCAAGGAATACCTTGCTTCAGCTGAAGAACTTTACGATCATTCAGTTAAAGAAATGCTGTATCGAGATTACACCTCAGTTCTGGATTTTCTAAATGGTAAACTATTACTAAGCGGCATCAGGATGAACATTCTGGAAAATCTGGAACATTACGTTAACCGGAAGTTTTCCAGTGATGAAGCCCGTAAAATCGTCCAGTACTCCATTGGATTTTTAGGAAGTTCACCTAAGAAAACTCCATCACTTTACCATATCATGTCCCACATCGATCTAACCCTAGGGGTTTGGTATCCTCAGGGAGGTATCAGAGAGGTGGCCCGTACCATGATGGAACTGGCCCAATCATATGGTGCTGAATTCAAGTTCAATGAACCAGTTGAACTTTTAGAAGTTCACAAAAAACATGTTAAACGAGTCATAACCAGTAAAGAGGTTTACGAACCAGATATAGTTATTGTGAATGCTGATTATGCTCATTCAGAATTGGATCTTCTTACCAAAGAAAACCAGACTTATAATGAGGATTACTGGGAGAAACGAGTCCTGGCACCATCAGCATTGGTGGCCTATGTGGGTATTGATAGGGAGATGGAAAACCTGGTACACCACAACCTTTTCCTGGACAAAGACTGGGCAGAAGGTTTTGATACTCTATTTGATCCTAAACAGGCTAAGTGGCCTGAAAATCCTTCATATTACGTTAACATACCATCCAAAACTGATAAAACCGCTGCACCCTCAGGTTCAGATACCCTGTTCATTCTGGTGCCCCTGGCCCCTGGAATTGAAGACACCACTGAAAAAAGAGAACAACTTTATAATAAAATCATGGATGATCTAGAGGCCAAAACTGAGGAGAATATACGGGATCACATTGTGGTTAAACGTATATTCGCATTGGAAGACTTCAAAGAAAGGTATAATGCCTACAAGGGAACTGCACTAGGATTATCCCACACTCTCATGCAAACCGCACTCTTCCGACCCTCACATAAAAGTAAGAAGGTAGAGAATCTTTACTACTCAGGGCAATTCACCCATCCGGGAATCGGAGTCCCTATGACTTTGATATCCTCTGAAATCGTTGCTCAGGAAATAAATGAAAGATATGGTTGA
- a CDS encoding 1,4-dihydroxy-2-naphthoate octaprenyltransferase (PFAM: UbiA prenyltransferase family) has protein sequence MNRIKLIIKLGRFQFLLFGFLCFTAGALLAVILNNQFSWDRFILGYAVLLPSHLSVSYSNDYWDFKVDHYNQPTRFTGGSGILVENPELRSFARRFAILLIIFSIALALIFTYIYSSLTFLLIAITGNFIAWYYSAPPLKFAYRGLGEISTALCGFILPVLGYVAITGFLDLKILLFSVPFVIYMIFFILSVEIPDLEGDQKGGKNTFIVKNGRKKGFLLIAISGIMGTISLFGLSITGLYNGIYFQVIGLMSSIPLVAGFYVLLRRTSVRGSATKLVNFTVFSLVVFITLLDFYFLSIILNI, from the coding sequence TTGAATCGGATAAAATTAATTATTAAATTGGGTCGTTTTCAGTTCCTCTTATTTGGATTTCTGTGTTTTACTGCTGGTGCATTATTGGCAGTTATTTTAAACAATCAATTCTCATGGGATCGTTTCATCCTGGGATACGCTGTTTTACTCCCCTCCCATCTTTCGGTTTCCTACAGCAATGATTACTGGGATTTTAAGGTAGACCACTACAATCAGCCCACCCGGTTTACCGGGGGCAGTGGTATCTTAGTAGAAAATCCTGAATTACGGTCATTTGCCAGAAGATTTGCCATTTTACTAATAATTTTCTCCATAGCACTGGCATTGATATTCACATATATTTATTCTTCCCTAACTTTTCTGCTAATAGCTATTACCGGCAACTTCATAGCATGGTATTATTCGGCACCACCTTTAAAATTTGCTTATAGAGGTTTAGGTGAAATATCCACTGCTTTATGTGGATTTATACTCCCTGTATTGGGATATGTGGCCATCACCGGATTTTTGGATCTGAAGATCCTCCTGTTCTCAGTACCCTTCGTGATCTACATGATATTCTTTATTTTGAGTGTGGAAATACCAGACCTAGAGGGAGATCAGAAAGGAGGTAAAAACACATTTATAGTAAAAAATGGGAGAAAAAAAGGTTTCCTACTCATAGCAATATCCGGGATAATGGGAACTATATCCCTTTTTGGTTTATCAATAACTGGTTTATATAATGGGATATACTTCCAAGTAATCGGATTGATGTCTTCGATCCCCTTAGTGGCGGGTTTTTATGTCTTATTACGCAGAACTTCAGTAAGGGGTAGTGCAACCAAACTGGTAAATTTCACAGTTTTCTCCCTTGTTGTTTTCATCACTCTGCTTGATTTCTATTTTTTGAGTATAATTCTAAACATTTGA